CGCGGTCGCGGGGGCCGGGTCGGTCAGGTCGTCGGCCGGCACGTAGATGGCCTGCACCGAGGTAATGGCGCCCTTGGCCGTCGAGGTGATGCGCTCCTGGAGCTCGCCCATCTCGGTCGAGAGCGTCGGCTGGTAGCCCACGGCCGACGGCATGCGGCCGAGCAGCGCGGACACCTCCGAACCCGCCTGGGTGAAGCGGAAGATGTTGTCCACAAACATCATCGTTTCCTTGCCCGATGCGTCGCGGAACTCTTCGGCCATGGTCAGGCCGCTCAGCGCGACGCGGAGGCGGGCGCCGGGGGGCTCGTTCATCTGGCCGAACACCATGGCCACCTTGTCGATGACGTGGGCGGTCTGGCCGTTCTCGTCGGTGTACTCGGCCTCCTGCATTTCACGCCAGAGGTCGTTGCCTTCGCGGGTACGCTCGCCCACGCCGCAGAACACGGAGTAACCACCGAACTCACGGGCCACGCGGGCGATCATTTCCTGGATGATGACGGTCTTGCCCACGCCCGCACCACCGAACAGGCCGATCTTGCCACCACGCACGAAGGGGCAGAGCAGGTCGACGACCTTGATGCCGGTCGGCAGGATCTCTGTGTTGGGGTTCAGGGCCGTGAACTCGGGCGAATGGCGGTGGATGGGCTTGCGGCCGCTGGCGTTGGCCGGGCCGCGGTTGTCGATGGGCTCGCCCAGCAGGTTGAACACGCGGCCGAGGACGCCCTCGCCCACGGGCACGCTCACGGGCTGGCCCGTGTCGGTGCAGGTCATGCTGCGACGCAGGCCGTCGGTCGAGCCCAGGGCCACGCAGCGGACGCGACCACCGCCCAGGTGCTGCTGCACCTCGCCCACGAGGGTGAGCTTGCCGGCGGGGGTGTCGGCATCGACCGTGATGGCGTTGTAGATCTCGGGCAGGTCGCTCTCGGCGAACTGCGCGTCGAAGGTGGAGCCGATGACCTGCGTGATGGTGCCTTGCGCCATGTGGAATGGTTCCTCGGAGCCGAGTATGCGAACAGAGACGAAACGGGCCTCTCAGCGGCACCGTTGGGGGACGCAAGGGTAGGCCAAAAGCCGGCCGATGGCACGCGACTCAGGAGCCCAAGAGCCCCTCGTGCCGCGCCGCGTGCATCCACGCCCGGAGCTGCCCGCCGTGGTTGCCCTCGTGCCAGACGTTGTAGACGACGTTGTGGCCGATCGTGGGGAAGTAGGAGCGGGCGTTCTCGTTGGGATGGGGGGCCGCCCAGGCCTCGTCGGAGACGCCGGCGATAGCTCCGAGCAGCGCCTCGTGCGAGTTGGCCGCGGCATCGATGGCATTGGTCCACGTGCCGAAGTGCGTCGCCAGTGCCTCGCCCGCACGGTCCACGTCCGAGCCCGGACCAACTTCCTTGAACAGGCCCTGCATGTCGCCCGGCACGAGCCCGAGGCTCTTGCCCAGCAGGTTGTCGGCCAGGTAAAAGTGACACACGATCCAAGCCGGTGTTTGGGCGAGCCCGCCCGGGCGCCGGGCCACGGTGCCCTCGGGCAGCGACCGGGCGATCTTGAGGTTCTCGGCTCGCTCGTATCGCAGGGTTTCGATGATGAGGTTGCGCATGTGCTCGATTACTCCGTCGTGATCGCGCCAGAGATCGCCTTCGCGAGGGTGGCGCCGTCGTCGAGCTCGCCCGACGGCCAGCCGATGCCCAGTCCGCTGCCTGGCGTGCCCTCGGCCTTGTCCGGATTGCGGGGGATGACGTGCACGTGCAGGTGCATGACGGCCTGGTGGGCGTCGGCGCCGTTGTTCTGCAGCAGGTTGTACGCCGAGGCGCCAGTCGCCTTCAACACCGCCCGGCAGATGCGCGGCAGCACGCGGCCGAGTGCCGCCGCGGACTCGTCGCTCAGTCCGTCCATCTGGGCGGCCCGCTCCTTTGGAATGACCAGCGTGTGACCCTTGCTCAGCGGCGCCACGTCGAGGAACGCGAGCACGTGCTCGTCCTCGTACACCCGGTGGCAGGGGATCTCACCCGCGATGATCCTGTCGAAGATGGTGGTTTCCTGGGCCATGGGGGAAGATAGCCCGCGTCACGTCCGCCGGTGGGCATGCTCGATCGGGCCTCCCGTACCATTTCGTCGGAGGCAACCAGTGGACCTCAAGGACGTCGATCGTCGGATCTCTGGCTGCATGCGGCACTACGGCCACGGCGCCCTGCGATTCACGCTTGCGGTCATCTTCGTCTGGTTCGGCATCCTGAAGCCCCTGGGAATCTCGCCGGCCGAGGCGTTGGTGCTGCAGACCGTGGATTGGATGCCGCTGCTGCCGGCGACCACCTGGCTGGCGATCATCGGCTGGTGGGAGGTCGCCATCGGCGTGCTGTTTCTCTTCCGCCCGACGCTCCGCTTCGCGATCGCCCTGCTGGCGATGCAGATGGTCGGGACGTTCATGCCGCTCGTGATCCTCCCCGACGTGACCTTCCAGCCCGGCCGCGTGCCCTACGGCCTGACGCTCGAGGGCCAGTACATCATTAAGAACATCCTGATCATTTCCGCGGCCATGGTCATCGGCGGCACGGTCACAAAGGAGAGGCCGGGCGACCGTGCGTGACGCCGCCCCCAGCGGAACGGGCACCCGTTCGTGCCTCCGGATCCGACACGAGGCGGGCCTCCCATCGTATTCAACATAACTTGTATTATCGGCAGTATCGAGGTGGCAGGGGAGGGGTGTGGGTTCGGGAATCCTGTGGCGGCGAGGCACCAGTGCGTCTCAGGGGCCATCATTGCGGTGACGTGTCAGTCGACGCAAGCATTCCGAACGCCATCGATCACGTTGGCAAGCCTCGACCGCTCGTACGGCTCTGGCTCTGGTGCGAGATGGTGTTCCTCTTCGCGTTCCTGCCGGCCTTGGCCGCGGCGGTGATGGATCCGGAGCATCGCTTCGACGGGCTGTTCCGCTCGGTCGGCCTCGGTGTGCTGGCCGACCCGCCCGTGCCCCCGGGTTCGCTGCTGTTTCCCACGCTCATCGCGTCGGCGATGCTCCTGGGCATCTGGCTTGCCATCGACCCCAGCTATCCGGCCCGCCAACTCTGGAACTGGCAAGCGTTCCGCAAGGACGCCAAGCGCATCTTCGGCTTGTTCGCCATCAACGCCGTGGCCATGCTCGCGGCAGCCTACGCGCTCTCGCAATTGACGCCGCTCATGACGCTCGTTGGCCGCGACGGCCAGGAGATCGACGCCTTCCTGCGATTGCCGCGCGAGGCCCCCATCATCCTGCTGTTCATCGCCATCGGCTACCCGTGGCTGAGCGCCTACCCGCAAGAGATCACCCACCGCGCGTTCTTCTTCCACCGCTACCGACGCATCGTGCTCGACGTCCGCGTGCTGTTCGTGCTAAACGTGCTGGCCTTCACCTGGCTGCACGCGCCGTTCTGGCACTGGATGGCGTTCGCCGTGACGCTGCCGGGCGGCGTCTTCTTCGCCTGGACGTACCTGCGCACGAAGTCGACGCTGGCCGCGGGCATGGAGCACGCGATCTACGGCTGGTGGCTCTTCTTCGTGGGGCTCGGGTGGTTCGTATTCACCGGCAGCGTGGGGAGCTAGTCGCGCTCGAGCCGCTTGGTCAGCGCACTGCGAAGCTTGTGGGCCGCGTCGTTAATGGCGGGATAGAAGTCGGCCGCGTGCGCTTCGACCGTGATCGGATCGCGCCCCCGCGGCCGGGCCTCGATGGTGCACCGCTTGTCGTCGGGCCCGTGCTTCTTGGAGCTGTTCTCGTCGGCGATGTGGACCTCGAAGCCGGTGAGGTGCTTGTACAAGTGGCCGACCTGCGATTCGAGCTGCTGCTCGACGTGCGTTTGAAGTGCGTCGGATGCGTCGATGTTGGCGTAGTTGTACTGGATGTGCATGACTTTCGCTCCTTCAGTCGTAGTTGTTGAAGCATACTTCGGCAACACTCGGCCGGCTGTTCGGGTGAAACCAAGTTAACAGGCTTCTGCGTTCGCAGCCGATGTCTACCCACTGTTTGATGGTGAGTCGCGTTCGCAGGAGTGACTCGTTGAGCAGCGTCACCAGACCGTACTCGAGTTCCCGTGCTCGGGCTGGCGCCGCACAAGGGTCGATCTTGCCGGCTTCGTGCGTCGTCGACCACGTTGCGAAGGGTGCCCCGAGCAACCGTAGCAGATAGTGGGTTGAGCCCTGATCCAGGAAACCTACCCATGCAAAGGTGTCACAGCTCTCCACGCACGCGTCCGTCCGATTGACTCTCAACTGCCTTGCGATGTGCTGGTACCAGATCGCAATCTCGCTCATGTCGGCCTGATTCCATTGCGTGGGATCACCGCCGAGCGCAGCGACCAACTGCCGGACCTGATCGACCATGGAGTCTCCAGACTGCTTGGGCAAGAACGGTATCGCCAATTCGCGACCTCCCCCCTACCCTCCCCCACCACTCCAGAGGACCCCCAAACATGACCCAAGCCGCCGCTCCCGCCTCCAGCACCGACACGCACGTGACCGTGCCCGCCGACAGCAATCAGGCCCGCGGCATCGCCCGCTACGCCATCGACTTCATGGCCTCGGGCAGTCCCGACCAGAGCGTGCTCGAGCGGACCAACCTGTTCTACACCGACGCGTGCCTCTGTGGCGTGAGCGCCCTAGCCCTCCGCACCAACGCCCCCACCATCTTGAGGGCCGAGGCCCTCGAATACGCCGTGCCGGCCGGGCACACCGGCAAGCCGCTGGGCACGGCGACGACGCACGGGGCGACCTGCTTCGGGTCGAGCCAGCGCGTGAAGGCCGAGAAGGCGATCCTCGCGAACGCCAACGCCGTCCGCGAGTGGGACAGCAACGGGACAAACTTCGGCTACAACCCGGCACTGGGCCACACGGCCGGCGAGTTCGGGCACAACGACTTCTACGCCGTGCCGGTGGCGGCCGCGCAGATGCTCGGCTCGGGCGGCGACGTCGCGCTCAAGGGTATGGTGTGCCTCGACGAGATCCGCGGCCGCCTGGCCGAGGTCTTCAGCCTCAAGACGTACAAGGTCGACCACGTCGTCCACGGCGCCATCGCCAGCGCGGCGGTCTTCGGCGCGATGCTGGGTGCGACCGAAGAGCAGATCGAGCGTGCCATCGGCATGGTCGTGGCCCACTACATCCCGTTCCGTGCGATCCGCGCGGGTAAGCAGCTCAGCGACAGCAAGGGCGCCAGCGCCGCCATCAGCACCGAGGTGGCGATCCTCAGCATGAAGCGGGCGATGGCCGGTTTCCTCGGCCCGCGCGACATCTTCCGCAACCCCGAGGCAATCTTCCGCATCTTCGAGGGGCCGGGGCAGATGTTCAAGGCCGTCAATGCGACCGACGCGAACACCGAGCAGGCCGACGCCTCGCCGTTCGACCTCGTGCTGGCAAGGTCGGGTGACGACTTCGCCGTCATGGGCATGCACTTCAAGCTGGGCTTGTACGAGCACCAGAGCGCGGGCGCGTTGCAGGCAGTCATCGACCTGTTCACGAAGAACCCGGGCCTGCTCGAGCAGGCCGACGGCGGCGCGATCAAGAACATCAACATCGTGGCGTACGAGCCGGCCTTCGGCATCATCGGCGATCCGGCCAAGCGCACCCCCACCACCCGCCAGAGCGCCGACCACAGCATGGTCTACATCGTCTCGACGCTCATCCGCAAGGCGCTCGAGACCAAGAAGGTCAACTGGAAGGACCTGATCCTCACGCCCTACGACTACGATCGCGCGTCGATCCACAACGCCGTCACCCGATCGCTCATGGACAAGATCACCTTCGAGCACGGCGGCAAGACCTACGACGACAAGTACCCCGACGGCATCCCCACCAGCATGGTCATCACCGACACCAGCGGCAACACCCACGACTCCGGGCTCGTGATGTACCCTGCCGGCCACGCGCGTAACACGACCGCCGACCTGCAAGACATCCTGGCCAACAAGTTTCGCGTCATGGGCTCGCTCGCGGGTGATGCCGACGCGATCGTCGGTCGCTTCGAGAACTTCGCGAGCAAGAGTGCGGCCGAGGTCGCCAGCGTGCACGACTTCGAGATTGCGTTCAAGGATGACTTCGACGACGCCGAGTAGGCAGGCATCGAGCCGCACGATATCGACATCCCGCATCACAAGGCGATGAGGCCACCGGTCACGCCGTTCAGTCTTCTGTAAGCCACGCCTGTAGCTTGTCCAGGTCCAGCGGCTTGGCGAACAGCGGCGCCGTGGCGTGGGCCTGGGGCAGATCCTCGGCGTTGTAGCCGGTGACGAATGCGAATGGCACGCCACGCGAGAGCAGTTTGTCGGCGACCGGCTACACCCGCTCTCCGTTGAGATCGATGTCCAGCAGCGCTACGTCGAGGGTGTTCTCCGCGACGGCGTTCATCGCACCGTCGAGGGTTGCGATGGGACCAACGACCTCGAAGCCCAGGTCGCGTAGGAATATGGTCATCGAGCGCGCGATGACCGAGTTGTCCTCGACGTAGAGCAGCCGCTCGGACGAGTTGTCCGCTCCGATCTTCGCTGGCGTTTCGCTTGCCGCACGCTTCTCCTTGCGGCGCGCAGCGCCGGCTCGGGCATTCGAATTGCTCGCCCCGGTGAGCGACGCCGGCACGATGGCATCGGTATCGGCGTGGCGCAGTGGGAACCAGATGCGCGCAGTCAGGCCCTCGGGCTCGAAGTCGAAATCGACCTCGCCCTGCAGCTCGTAGGCGAGCATGTCACGGATCATCTGGCTTCCGAAGCCCTCCGTGTGCGAGGCTTCCAGCGTCGGCCCGCCGCGCTCGGTCCAGGTGATCTCCACGCCGGTTGTCTCGCGGCTGGTCACGATGCGCCACCGGATGCGCAGGCGGCCCTCCGGCGTGGAGAGCGCCCCGTACTTGGCGGCGTTGGTGGCCATCTCGTGGATGGCCATGTGCAGCGAGAGCGCGCTCTTTGGCCTGATGGCCAGCTCGGGTCCCTCGATCTCGAGCCGGTCCGATGCGGCGACTCGGGGCTCGACCTCGCTGGTAATGATGTCGCGGATGTTGGCGCCTCGCCAGTCGCTGCGTGTCAAGAGCGAGTGGGCGACGCCCATCGAGGTCAGTCGATCGGCAAATGCCTTGCGGAAGGCGTCCATCGACGGCGCGTTGTTGGCCGTCACACGGGCGAGGGCCTGCACCGACGCCAGGGTGTTCTTGACCCTGTGGTTCAGCTCGGCCATGACGACACGCAGGTGCTTCTCGGCGTTCTTGCGTTCGGTGATGTCCGTCGAGATGCCGCACACCGCATACACCGAGCCATCAGTCGTTCGCAGAGGAAACTTCTGCGAGATGAACGAGCGCGTGTGATCCTTGAACACGACCGTCTCTTCGAACTCGATCGCTTCGCCGCTCCTGGCAACTTCGGCGTCGTTACGGCGATAGGCCTCGGCCCTGGCATCATCGAAGACCAGGTCTTCATCTCGCAGGCCGATGATCTTGGTGTGATCCATCTCGACCGCACGCCCGAGGGCCGCGTTGACCAGGATGAATCGGCCCTGGAGGTCCTTTGCGTAGATCGCCGCGGGCGCGTTGTCGATGATCGCCTGCAGCTTGCGCTGGCTCTCTTCAAGATCCTCGGTGACGCGTATCCGCTGCAGGGCGCCGCCGAGCACGTTGGCGATCTGCTGGACGAACGCCACCTGGTGCTGGTCGAAGGCCCTGGGCTTCGTTCCGTGCACGCCCAGGACGCCGTACGGCTCGCCGCCCGGCCCGAAGATGATGACGCTTACGCCGCTGCCGACGCCGTGGTCGGTCAGCAACGCGGGGCCGCTGAACCTGGTCTCGTTGGGCAGATCCGGGACGACCACCGGCCCGGCCGCCTCCAGCGTGTATCCCGCCTGGCTGCCGCGATCGTTGGGGACGGTGGCCCTTCCGACGAGCCCATCGTGCCAGCCGACGCCTGCGATCATCAGCAGCTCGCGGCGGTCTTCGGTCAGCTCGAGCACCTTGCACATCGGGCATCCGAGCGTTCGCGCCACGATGTTGACCGCGTGCTCGGCGAGGCCGACGAAGTCACCTTCCCGCAGGGCTAGCACGCCCGCCTCGGCCGCCGCCCGCTGCTGCTCGCGCTGGGCGGTCAGGCCGGCGGTCAGTTCCTTGAGGCGCGTGACCTGCGAGAACGTGATCACGACGCCATCTATGCGGTCATCGGCGGTGCGATAGGGCAGGATGCGACGCAGGTACCACGAACCGTCGTCGCCCTGGATCTCCTTCTCGACCGGGGCGAGCCCGTCGATGACCTTGCGCGCATCGTCGAGCATCCCGTCGTCGACGCACACGCCCTTGAGATCGCGGATCGGGCGGCCGATGTCGCTCTCGATGACGCTGAGCAGCTTGCGGGCCTCGGGCGTGTAGCGGCGGATGCAAAAATCGTGGTCGAGGAAGATGGCCGGCAGCTTGGTGCTGTGCAGCAGGTTGGCGATGTCCGCGTGGGCCTCCTGCAGCTCATCGAGCTTCTCGCGGAGCAGGCTGTTGGCGGTGATGAGCTCCTCGTTGACGCTGCGGAGCTCCTCGGACTGGGTCTCCAACTCCTCGCTGGTCGACTGGAGCTCCTCATTCATCGTCATCGACTCTTCGTTGCTCGTACGCAGCGCGTCGTTGGTCTGCTCGAGCTCTTCGACGGTCGACTGCAGGTCGCTGCGGAGGGCCTCGACCTCCCGATTCAGTTCCTCGGTGACGGTGCCGATGTCGGCGTCGGTAGAACCGTCGGGCTCGGGCGCGGCGCCGAGCTCGAACGTCACGGCGAGCAGGTCGTCGCCCAGTTCGGTCGAGGCACACGGCGAAACGGTCACCGTGTACGCGCGCTGCTCGCCGCCGCGGGTATGCAGCGTGCCCCGGGTCACGATCCGCTCGCGTGACCGCGAGGCCCGATAGACCGCGGCCCGGATGCGCGTCCGTGGCTCCTCACGCACCATCTCGATGAGGGTCATGCCCCCCGCGCCGCTGGGCAGATCGAGGAACTCGATGAGATCGCCGTGCAGGTACACGACCTGGTGCTGGCCGTTGATGAGCACGCTGGGCGGGGTCGAGGCCTGGGCCAGCAGCCGCAGCGAGGCCAGTTCGCTGCTGCGCTGCTCCTGGTGGCGCTGCATCGTGGGCATGGGCATCGCGACGGGCTCGAACCGGCGGCCCAGGAATGCCGGCGTGCCGGGGGCCTCCTGCTTGCCCTGCGTCTCGAGCCGCTGGTAGATCCGCCATCGCTTGTCGATGACGCGGAAGTGGCTGGCCGCCTGGCCGAGCGCCTCGGATGGGCCCAGGAAGAGGTAGCCCTGGGGCTCGAGCGCGAAGTGGAAGCTCGAGAGGGCGCCTTCCTGCGCCTCGCGACGCAGATAAATGAGCAGGTTCCGGCAGCTGACAAGGTGGAGCCTCGAGAACGGAGGATCGCTCAGCAGGTTGTGCGTGGCGAACGACACCAGGTCGCGCACGGGCTGGCGAACGCGGAACATCCCGGCCCTGTCCAGCCGGTCGAAGTAGGTGTCCCGTCGTGCCTCGCTCACGTTCGACAGGCACGCCTCGGGATAGACCGCGGCGCGAGCCTGCCTGATGGCCTCCGGGTCGACGTCGGTCGCGAAGACCTGGATGGCGATACCGGCGTCCGACCATCGCTTCTCCCGGTGTTCCAGGAGTGCGATGGCCAGCGAGAAGGCCTCTTCGCCCGTGGCACAACCCGGCGCCCAGACGCGGATGATGCGCTCGTCCGCGGGCTCGGCCGACGCGGCCTCGAAGATGCGGGGTATGACGCGTTCCGACAGCACTTCGAAGGCCTCGGGATCGCGGAAGAAGTCGGTGACGCTGATGTGCACGTCGCGGGCGAGTTCCTGGAGCTCGGTGCGATCCTGCTTGATGAGGTTGAGATACTCGGAGAGCGTCGTGACGTGACGCAGGCCCATCCGCCGCTGCACGCGCCGGGCGAGGGTGGAACTCTTGTACAAGGTGAGATCGATGCCCAGCTCGCTGCGGAGCAGCTCGAAGACCCCGTGGAATTCGTCGGGGAGGTCGCCGCCATCTTCGGAGCCATGTCGATCACCCTTCGCGTCGAGTCCTCGTTGCTCTCTCTCGTCGTCAGCCTCCCCCGACCCGGCTGTTCCGGTGGGCCTGCCGCCGTTGACGTACGGGTGGTCGAGGAACCGTTGGATGGCCTCGGGAATCTCGTTGATCTCCAGCACGAGATCCGCGACCCCCTGTTCGACCGCGCTTCGAGGCATTCCGTCGTAGGCGGCGCTCCCTGGCTCTTGCGCGATCGTGAAGCCGCCGGCGGCCTTGATGGCGCGCAGGCCGTTGGTGCCGTCGCTGCCCGTGCCGCTGAGGACCACCCCGATGGCGCTGCGGCCGAAGGAGTCGGCCAGCGACCGGAACAGGTAGTCGATCGAGAGCCGGCCGCCCCGCTCGCCCGAGGGCGTGTCGAGCCTAAGCGCGTTGCCCTCGATCGTGATGAAGCGATTCGGCGGGATGACGTAGACGCAGCCGGCCTGCACCTCTTCGTCGGGCTGGGCTTCCTTGACCCTGAGCTTCGTCTTCCGCGACAAGAGCTCCGCCATCATGCTCTCGTGCGTCGGGTCGAGGTGCTGGACGAAGACCCAGGCGACGGGCAGGTCGGGTGGGATCGATTCGAGCAGCGACGAGAACGCGTGGAGGCCACCGGCCGAGGCGCCCACGCCGACAACGACTCGCTGCGTCATGGTGGTGCCCATAGGAGGTTGACGATACGCGAGGGA
This Phycisphaerales bacterium DNA region includes the following protein-coding sequences:
- a CDS encoding MmgE/PrpD family protein; translated protein: MTQAAAPASSTDTHVTVPADSNQARGIARYAIDFMASGSPDQSVLERTNLFYTDACLCGVSALALRTNAPTILRAEALEYAVPAGHTGKPLGTATTHGATCFGSSQRVKAEKAILANANAVREWDSNGTNFGYNPALGHTAGEFGHNDFYAVPVAAAQMLGSGGDVALKGMVCLDEIRGRLAEVFSLKTYKVDHVVHGAIASAAVFGAMLGATEEQIERAIGMVVAHYIPFRAIRAGKQLSDSKGASAAISTEVAILSMKRAMAGFLGPRDIFRNPEAIFRIFEGPGQMFKAVNATDANTEQADASPFDLVLARSGDDFAVMGMHFKLGLYEHQSAGALQAVIDLFTKNPGLLEQADGGAIKNINIVAYEPAFGIIGDPAKRTPTTRQSADHSMVYIVSTLIRKALETKKVNWKDLILTPYDYDRASIHNAVTRSLMDKITFEHGGKTYDDKYPDGIPTSMVITDTSGNTHDSGLVMYPAGHARNTTADLQDILANKFRVMGSLAGDADAIVGRFENFASKSAAEVASVHDFEIAFKDDFDDAE
- a CDS encoding chemotaxis protein CheB, which gives rise to MGTTMTQRVVVGVGASAGGLHAFSSLLESIPPDLPVAWVFVQHLDPTHESMMAELLSRKTKLRVKEAQPDEEVQAGCVYVIPPNRFITIEGNALRLDTPSGERGGRLSIDYLFRSLADSFGRSAIGVVLSGTGSDGTNGLRAIKAAGGFTIAQEPGSAAYDGMPRSAVEQGVADLVLEINEIPEAIQRFLDHPYVNGGRPTGTAGSGEADDEREQRGLDAKGDRHGSEDGGDLPDEFHGVFELLRSELGIDLTLYKSSTLARRVQRRMGLRHVTTLSEYLNLIKQDRTELQELARDVHISVTDFFRDPEAFEVLSERVIPRIFEAASAEPADERIIRVWAPGCATGEEAFSLAIALLEHREKRWSDAGIAIQVFATDVDPEAIRQARAAVYPEACLSNVSEARRDTYFDRLDRAGMFRVRQPVRDLVSFATHNLLSDPPFSRLHLVSCRNLLIYLRREAQEGALSSFHFALEPQGYLFLGPSEALGQAASHFRVIDKRWRIYQRLETQGKQEAPGTPAFLGRRFEPVAMPMPTMQRHQEQRSSELASLRLLAQASTPPSVLINGQHQVVYLHGDLIEFLDLPSGAGGMTLIEMVREEPRTRIRAAVYRASRSRERIVTRGTLHTRGGEQRAYTVTVSPCASTELGDDLLAVTFELGAAPEPDGSTDADIGTVTEELNREVEALRSDLQSTVEELEQTNDALRTSNEESMTMNEELQSTSEELETQSEELRSVNEELITANSLLREKLDELQEAHADIANLLHSTKLPAIFLDHDFCIRRYTPEARKLLSVIESDIGRPIRDLKGVCVDDGMLDDARKVIDGLAPVEKEIQGDDGSWYLRRILPYRTADDRIDGVVITFSQVTRLKELTAGLTAQREQQRAAAEAGVLALREGDFVGLAEHAVNIVARTLGCPMCKVLELTEDRRELLMIAGVGWHDGLVGRATVPNDRGSQAGYTLEAAGPVVVPDLPNETRFSGPALLTDHGVGSGVSVIIFGPGGEPYGVLGVHGTKPRAFDQHQVAFVQQIANVLGGALQRIRVTEDLEESQRKLQAIIDNAPAAIYAKDLQGRFILVNAALGRAVEMDHTKIIGLRDEDLVFDDARAEAYRRNDAEVARSGEAIEFEETVVFKDHTRSFISQKFPLRTTDGSVYAVCGISTDITERKNAEKHLRVVMAELNHRVKNTLASVQALARVTANNAPSMDAFRKAFADRLTSMGVAHSLLTRSDWRGANIRDIITSEVEPRVAASDRLEIEGPELAIRPKSALSLHMAIHEMATNAAKYGALSTPEGRLRIRWRIVTSRETTGVEITWTERGGPTLEASHTEGFGSQMIRDMLAYELQGEVDFDFEPEGLTARIWFPLRHADTDAIVPASLTGASNSNARAGAARRKEKRAASETPAKIGADNSSERLLYVEDNSVIARSMTIFLRDLGFEVVGPIATLDGAMNAVAENTLDVALLDIDLNGERV
- the raiA gene encoding ribosome-associated translation inhibitor RaiA; the encoded protein is MHIQYNYANIDASDALQTHVEQQLESQVGHLYKHLTGFEVHIADENSSKKHGPDDKRCTIEARPRGRDPITVEAHAADFYPAINDAAHKLRSALTKRLERD
- a CDS encoding HIT family protein, encoding MAQETTIFDRIIAGEIPCHRVYEDEHVLAFLDVAPLSKGHTLVIPKERAAQMDGLSDESAAALGRVLPRICRAVLKATGASAYNLLQNNGADAHQAVMHLHVHVIPRNPDKAEGTPGSGLGIGWPSGELDDGATLAKAISGAITTE
- the atpD gene encoding F0F1 ATP synthase subunit beta, translated to MAQGTITQVIGSTFDAQFAESDLPEIYNAITVDADTPAGKLTLVGEVQQHLGGGRVRCVALGSTDGLRRSMTCTDTGQPVSVPVGEGVLGRVFNLLGEPIDNRGPANASGRKPIHRHSPEFTALNPNTEILPTGIKVVDLLCPFVRGGKIGLFGGAGVGKTVIIQEMIARVAREFGGYSVFCGVGERTREGNDLWREMQEAEYTDENGQTAHVIDKVAMVFGQMNEPPGARLRVALSGLTMAEEFRDASGKETMMFVDNIFRFTQAGSEVSALLGRMPSAVGYQPTLSTEMGELQERITSTAKGAITSVQAIYVPADDLTDPAPATAFAHLDAFVVLERSIAEKGIFPAVDPLASTSTILDPSVLGERHYAVSQSVQRILQRYKDLQDIIAILGVDELSEEDKLIVGRARKIERFLSQPFYVAEVFTGFPGIYTSLEDTIDSFERLVNGEGDDLPESAFMYVGTLDDARAKAEKMAAKA
- a CDS encoding DinB family protein gives rise to the protein MRNLIIETLRYERAENLKIARSLPEGTVARRPGGLAQTPAWIVCHFYLADNLLGKSLGLVPGDMQGLFKEVGPGSDVDRAGEALATHFGTWTNAIDAAANSHEALLGAIAGVSDEAWAAPHPNENARSYFPTIGHNVVYNVWHEGNHGGQLRAWMHAARHEGLLGS
- a CDS encoding CPBP family intramembrane glutamic endopeptidase, with protein sequence MSVDASIPNAIDHVGKPRPLVRLWLWCEMVFLFAFLPALAAAVMDPEHRFDGLFRSVGLGVLADPPVPPGSLLFPTLIASAMLLGIWLAIDPSYPARQLWNWQAFRKDAKRIFGLFAINAVAMLAAAYALSQLTPLMTLVGRDGQEIDAFLRLPREAPIILLFIAIGYPWLSAYPQEITHRAFFFHRYRRIVLDVRVLFVLNVLAFTWLHAPFWHWMAFAVTLPGGVFFAWTYLRTKSTLAAGMEHAIYGWWLFFVGLGWFVFTGSVGS